ATACTTAAAATGGGAAACGATACCCGTGGGGTAGCTTGGGATAGGGATACTCCTGGTGCGATTGCATCGTGTGTAGACCAGTCCCGCGGGTCTACGCCTAAAAGTGATGCAATTCACAAATATTTAGAAAAGGAATGCATTCAGGGCGCTGGGCGAGCCTCATGTCGTACAGATGCGTCCAGCAGACCGGGGATGCCGGCGAGAAGGAGAAGGAGGTAGCATGCTCTGGGCAAAGACAAAGGTGGTCCAAGGAGTAGTCGGTGTACTTGCGGTGGCGCTTCTCGTGGGACTGAGCGCCTGCCAGACCGGCGCGTCCGGTCCCTCGGGCGCGGCGCCCGCGGCAGGGCTGTCCGCCAACGCCGCGGACGTCGCCAAGGCGCGGAGCCTGACGCCTGACGATGTCAGCGCCGCCCTGAAGACGTACGTCCCCGGCGGCAAGTATGACGACTACTACATGTTCGCGTCGGGCGGTCAGTCGGGCCAGGTCTTCGTATTCGGCCTGCCGTCCATGCGTCTGCTCAAGACGATTGCCGTGTTCACTCCGGAGTCCTGGCAGGGCTACGGCCAGGGCGAGGAGGACACGATGAAGATCCTGGACGAGGGCAAGTTCAAGAACAACCCCATCCTCTGGGGCGACACGCACCACCCCGCCCTCAGCGAGACCAACGGTCAGTACGACGGCCAGTACCTGTTCATCAACGACAAGGCGAACGGGCGCATCGCGGTTATTGACCTGCGGGATTTCCGGACCAAACAGATCGTCAAGAACCCCGTCATGATCAACAACCATGGCGGCGCGTTCGTGACTCCCAATACGGATTACATTATTGACCCGTCCCAGTACGCCGTGCCCCTGGACTTCCAGTACGCGCCCATCAGCGAGTACAAGGAGAAGTACCGGGGCCTGATCACCTACTGGAAGTTCGACCGCCAGAAGGGGCGCATTGACCCCGCGCAGTCGTTCGCCATTGAAGTCCCGCCGTACTGGCAGGACCTCTGCGACGCGGGCAAGCTGGTCAGTGATGGCTGGGCCTTCTGCGGCTCGTTCAACTCTGAGATGGCGACGGGCGGCATCGAGGAGGGCAAGCCTCCATTCGAGTCCGGCACGGCCCAGCGAGACATGGACTACCTCCACGTCATGAACTGGAAGAAGGCGGAGGAGGTCGTCAAGGCGGGCAAGGCCCAGACCATCAACGGTATGAAGGTCATCCGTTTGCCCACCGCCGTGTCTGAAGGCATCCTGTACCTGGCGCCGGAGCCCAAGAGCCCCCACGGCTCGGACGTGACGCCCAAGGGCGACTACATCGTTGTAGGCGGCAAGCTGGACCCCCACGTTACCATATTCAGCTTCAAGAAGATGCAGGACGCCATCGCCAAGCAGAGCTTTGACCGGGACTCCTTCGGCGTGCCGGTCTTCAAGTTCAACGAGGTTATGGAGGCCCAGGTGGAGCTGGGGCTCGGCCCGCTGCACACCGTGTTTGATGACCAGGGTTACGCCTATACCAGCCTCTTTCTGGACAGCGGCGTGGTCAAGTGGAGCCTGGGCGCGCCCTACCGCACGGAAGGCGGGTGGAAGCGCGTGGAGCACATCCCGACACAGTACAACCTCGGCCACCTGACCGCGGTGGAGGGCGACACGGTCTCGCCCGGCGGCAAGTTCGTGGTGGCGCTCAACAAGTGGTCGGTGGACCGGTTCCTACCGGTGGGGCCGCTGCATCCGCAGAACCTGCAGCTCATTGATATCACTGGCTCCAAGATGCAGGTCCTGTATGACGCGCCCGTTGGCGTCGGCGAGCCGCACTATGCCCAGATCATCAAGGCGGAGCGGCTGAAGCCCTGGAAGGTCTATCCGGAGACGGGCTGGAACGCGCGGGCGCAAGCCAAGGACCCGAATGCGACCACGGCTGGCAAGGAGAAGATCGAGCGGCGCGGCAAGACTGTGGAAATCTGGATGCGCGCCATGCGCAGCAACTTCAACCCGGAGCGCATCACGGTCAAGAAGGGCGACCATGTCATCTGGCACATCACCAGTATCGAGCGGACGGAGGACGCCACGCACGGGTTCGCTCTGCCCGGCTACAACATCAACCTGAGCATTGATCCGGGCGAGACGGTTACCTTCGAGTTCGACGTGACCGAGAGCGGCGTCTTCACCTACTACTGCACGGAGTTCTGCTCCGCGCTGCACTTGGAGATGGCGGGCTACTTCATGGTGGAGCCATAAGGGGAGTATCATGGGAGTGGAGCGTCAGGGGAGGCGCTCCACTCCCGCCTCGGCCAAAGCCTAGCCCGTGTGAGGGGATGGACTATGAATGT
This genomic interval from Dehalococcoidia bacterium contains the following:
- the nosZ gene encoding Sec-dependent nitrous-oxide reductase, encoding MLWAKTKVVQGVVGVLAVALLVGLSACQTGASGPSGAAPAAGLSANAADVAKARSLTPDDVSAALKTYVPGGKYDDYYMFASGGQSGQVFVFGLPSMRLLKTIAVFTPESWQGYGQGEEDTMKILDEGKFKNNPILWGDTHHPALSETNGQYDGQYLFINDKANGRIAVIDLRDFRTKQIVKNPVMINNHGGAFVTPNTDYIIDPSQYAVPLDFQYAPISEYKEKYRGLITYWKFDRQKGRIDPAQSFAIEVPPYWQDLCDAGKLVSDGWAFCGSFNSEMATGGIEEGKPPFESGTAQRDMDYLHVMNWKKAEEVVKAGKAQTINGMKVIRLPTAVSEGILYLAPEPKSPHGSDVTPKGDYIVVGGKLDPHVTIFSFKKMQDAIAKQSFDRDSFGVPVFKFNEVMEAQVELGLGPLHTVFDDQGYAYTSLFLDSGVVKWSLGAPYRTEGGWKRVEHIPTQYNLGHLTAVEGDTVSPGGKFVVALNKWSVDRFLPVGPLHPQNLQLIDITGSKMQVLYDAPVGVGEPHYAQIIKAERLKPWKVYPETGWNARAQAKDPNATTAGKEKIERRGKTVEIWMRAMRSNFNPERITVKKGDHVIWHITSIERTEDATHGFALPGYNINLSIDPGETVTFEFDVTESGVFTYYCTEFCSALHLEMAGYFMVEP